The window TTCTCCCCTCTCCCGCTTGCGGGGGAGGGGCCGGGGGAGGGGGCACCTCTCCGCCGCGACACATCTTCCGAAAACGCCGTCCACCCTCCCGCGAGCACGTTGCAGGAGGGCCGAATCGTCACCGAGAAGCTGTCCGCGCTAGTCGCGGATGGCCTCGAGGGCGGCGCGGAGGCGGGGGAGCATGGCGCGGATGGTTTCGACGGAGACGGCGCCCACGGAGAAGCGGAACCAGCCCGTGTCTTCTGTGGACCCGAACGCCTGGAAGGCGACCACCGCCACGCCGGCGGAATCGAGCAGGTAGGTGCGGATGTCCTCGTTGGTCCGCAGGTCGCGGCCGTCCGCCGTGCGCTTGCCGTTCACGTCGAAGCGCACGCTCAGGTAGATGGCGCCCATGGGCGAGATGGCATCCACCGGCAGGCCGGCGTCGCGCATCTCCATGAGCCCGTCGTAAAGCGCGTCGAGGCGGGCCTGCACGGCGGCCTTCATCTCCGCGTGGTATTGGTCGATCTCGTCCGCCGCGCCGAGCAGGCGGGCGGTGGCGGCCTGCTCCGCGCGCGGGGCCCAGGCGCCCATGTGGCCCACGATGCTCGCCATGCGCTGCGTCACGTCCACCGGCCCCACCGTCCAGCCCACGCGCACGCCCGTGGCCGCGAACGCCTTGCTGATGCCGTCGATAAAGACGGTGTACTCCTTCATCTCCGGGCGCAGCGACACGGGGTTCACGTGCCGCGTGTCGCCGAAGGTGAGCATCCAGTACACCTGGTCGTACAGCAGGTACAGCGGGCACTCGCCCGGCCCGCGGCGCGCGTTCTCCTCCAGCACCAGGTCGCAGATGCCGCCCAGCTGCTCGGCCGTGAACGCGGTGCCCGCGGGGTTGAGGGGCGAGTTGAGCGCCAGCATCCGCGCGCCGCGCACCTTGTCCTCCAGCATCTCGCGCGTGGGCAGGAAGGCGTCTTCCGGCCCGCAGACGACCGGCACGCCCACCGCGCCCACCAAGTGGCAGTAGTGGTTGTTGTTCCAAGACGGCACGGGGTAGATGACCCGCTCGCCCTGATCCACCAGCGCCCGGTAGGTGGAGTAGATGCCCGGCCGCGACCCGCCGGTGACCAGCACCGCGCCCAGCTCGTAGTCCAGCCCCAGGTGCTCGCGGTAGAAGTCCAGCACCGCCTGCCGCAGCGCGGGCATCCCGTCGGACGGGGGATAGTTGGTCTCGCCCGCTTCCAGCGCCTCGGTGATCCAGCGCTCCAGAACGGTGGGGATGCGGAACTCGGCCGGGCTGAAGTCGCCCACCGTCAGGTTCGCGATCTCGCGTCCCTCTGCGGCCAGCGCCCGCACGTCGGCGGCGATCTTGAGGATCTCGGAGCCCACCAGGCCCTCGGCCAGGCGCGACACGCGCCGCGGCGTGCCGGCGTCTTCGGCGGTGGCCACGGTCCCCAGCTCGTCGGTGTCTCGGATCATCGGGCTCCTCACGGCAGTCGAAAGCGTCACGAAGCTACGGTTCCCGACAATCTACGCAACTCGTGCCCGTCTGCCCAAGGGGGGACGGGCACGTCGGTCAGTGCCGGTGCGTCCGGGTGGCCGCATCGGTGTTGAACTGCATCTCCCCGAAGGCGTTGGACTGCGGGTCGTAGACCAACCCCCAGTACGGCGCGCCGCCGTCGCACACCGCCTCGGCCTCGCGGTGCCAGTAGTCGCCGGGGTACAGCGGCGGGCCGGGGAAAGCGTTGATGTAGATTAGCCTGCGCCCGTTGCGGATGAACCCCGCGTACTGCCGCCACGACGCCCCCGCCGGCGCGTCGCTCTCCGGCAGCTTGATGCCGTGGAGATACGCGGGCAGCGCCGCCTCAAGCTTGCGGATGTCGTCCTTGGATGGCGTCCAGTACCCGGTGATGCCGAACGGCACCCCGCGCGAGCACTGGTCGAACACGCCGCGTGCATGTGCGCTGTCGATGACCGCGGCCTGGTCCGCGCGGACGATGATGACCGGCGGCCCCTTCTTCTTCGGCGGCGGCCCGCTGGAGCACGCCGCGATCAAGGCCACCGCGGCGACGGCGATGATGAAACGGCTGGACTTCAAAGGGATGCCCCCTCCCGCTCGCTTAGGCTCGCACCCTCCCCCGCAAGCGGGAGAGGGTTGGTATTTCGTTGCGCGGCCGGGCGGCGGCGCGGGCGGAAACTCTCCGCACGCGCTCTGCCGACGCCACCTCGGTGATCTACCCGATCCATGCTTCGGACATTGCACAACCCGAGACCCGCAACGACCTATCTACATGTAGGGGTGCGATTTATCGCATCCGCAACTCTCGGCACGCGGAGGGGTGCCTTCAACGTGACCGCCCGCCCGCGCATCCGCAATCGCATCCCCGGCATCGCCGCGGC is drawn from Longimicrobiaceae bacterium and contains these coding sequences:
- a CDS encoding aminotransferase class I/II-fold pyridoxal phosphate-dependent enzyme, producing the protein MIRDTDELGTVATAEDAGTPRRVSRLAEGLVGSEILKIAADVRALAAEGREIANLTVGDFSPAEFRIPTVLERWITEALEAGETNYPPSDGMPALRQAVLDFYREHLGLDYELGAVLVTGGSRPGIYSTYRALVDQGERVIYPVPSWNNNHYCHLVGAVGVPVVCGPEDAFLPTREMLEDKVRGARMLALNSPLNPAGTAFTAEQLGGICDLVLEENARRGPGECPLYLLYDQVYWMLTFGDTRHVNPVSLRPEMKEYTVFIDGISKAFAATGVRVGWTVGPVDVTQRMASIVGHMGAWAPRAEQAATARLLGAADEIDQYHAEMKAAVQARLDALYDGLMEMRDAGLPVDAISPMGAIYLSVRFDVNGKRTADGRDLRTNEDIRTYLLDSAGVAVVAFQAFGSTEDTGWFRFSVGAVSVETIRAMLPRLRAALEAIRD